A genomic region of Dysgonomonadaceae bacterium PH5-43 contains the following coding sequences:
- a CDS encoding hypothetical protein (product_source=Hypo-rule applied; transmembrane_helix_parts=Inside_1_6,TMhelix_7_24,Outside_25_61), with protein sequence MVSMKELYGWLVLLGLFCLLLFAAKESSISPKSAIHPTYRSIRRFIKHQLRMDKKEDDSEE encoded by the coding sequence ATGGTATCGATGAAAGAATTGTATGGCTGGTTAGTTCTGCTTGGTTTGTTTTGCCTATTATTGTTTGCTGCTAAAGAGAGTTCTATTAGCCCTAAATCAGCTATTCACCCTACTTATCGTTCTATCAGACGATTTATAAAACATCAGCTACGAATGGATAAAAAGGAAGATGACTCAGAAGAATAG
- a CDS encoding 3-methyladenine DNA glycosylase AlkD (product_source=COG4912; cath_funfam=1.25.40.290; cog=COG4912; pfam=PF08713; superfamily=48371) translates to MNAQFVLQELHSVADAAKAEHLKYFFKTGKGEYAEGDNFLGIVVPLTRDIVKKCPILPLSEIQILIDSEYHEARLAGFFLLIKDFKKEKDEKKRKEIIDFYLLNTQKANNWDLVDMSCRDLLGVYLLDKEDRSVLYSLAESNNLWEQRISIVSTWTFIKNLQFDDTLSLAIKLMNHKHDLMHKAVGWMLREVGKRHKETLIDFLDIHYKSLPRTALRYSIEHLSPEEKAYYMKK, encoded by the coding sequence ATGAATGCCCAGTTCGTTCTACAAGAACTACACTCTGTTGCTGATGCTGCGAAAGCTGAGCATCTTAAATATTTTTTCAAAACAGGCAAAGGAGAATATGCAGAAGGTGATAACTTCTTAGGCATTGTTGTTCCTCTAACTCGCGATATTGTTAAGAAATGTCCTATACTACCTTTGAGTGAGATACAAATTCTCATAGATTCGGAATATCACGAGGCTCGATTAGCCGGTTTCTTCTTATTGATTAAGGACTTTAAGAAAGAGAAAGACGAAAAGAAACGAAAAGAGATTATAGACTTCTATCTACTTAATACTCAAAAAGCCAACAACTGGGATTTGGTTGATATGAGTTGTAGAGATTTGTTAGGCGTTTATCTCCTTGACAAAGAAGATAGAAGTGTTCTTTATTCATTAGCTGAAAGCAATAACCTTTGGGAACAACGTATATCTATTGTATCTACTTGGACTTTTATTAAAAATCTGCAATTCGACGACACTTTGTCTTTGGCCATAAAACTTATGAATCATAAACACGACCTAATGCACAAAGCTGTAGGTTGGATGCTTCGTGAAGTTGGAAAACGACACAAAGAAACTTTAATAGACTTCCTTGATATTCATTACAAAAGTCTTCCTCGCACAGCTCTAAGGTATTCTATCGAGCATTTATCCCCAGAAGAAAAGGCATATTATATGAAGAAATAG
- a CDS encoding ATPase subunit of ABC transporter with duplicated ATPase domains (product_source=COG0488; cath_funfam=3.40.50.300; cog=COG0488; pfam=PF00005,PF12848; smart=SM00382; superfamily=52540), giving the protein MITVSNLAIQFGKRVLFQDVNLKFTPGNCYGIIGANGAGKSTFLRALSGDLDPTSGSVSFGSGERLSVLRQDHFAYDDCTVMEAVLRGHTVLWNIMQEKDALYAKPDFSDEDGVKAAELEERFAELEGWNAESDAANLLSGLGIKEDMHYSMMKDISGKEKVRILLAQALFGKPDNLLLDEPTNDLDIDTVMWLEHYLSEFDNTVLVVSHDRHFLDSVCTHTVDIDYGDIKLFSGNYSFWYESSQLALRQQQQQNKKAEEKKKELEEFIRRFSANVAKSKQTTSRKKMLEKLNVDEIKPSSRKYPGIIFTPERETGNKILEVNGLAASIDGETLFKSVSFNVEKEDKIVFLSKDPRAMTAFFQIINDEQTADEGTFDWGQTITNAYLPLDNSSFFNTDMNLVDWIAQFSDETLEVYLKGYLGKMLFSGEEVLKKASVLSGGEKMRCMISRMMLKNANCMVLDSPTNHLDLESIQAFNNTLKSFKGIVLMSSHDHEFIQTICNRIIELTPNGIIDKRMDYDDYIVSDEIKELRKKLYK; this is encoded by the coding sequence ATGATCACAGTAAGTAATTTAGCAATCCAATTTGGTAAAAGAGTTTTATTCCAAGACGTTAATTTGAAGTTTACACCAGGCAACTGCTACGGTATTATCGGAGCTAACGGTGCCGGAAAATCAACTTTCTTAAGAGCTTTGAGCGGCGATTTAGACCCTACTTCGGGTTCTGTTTCGTTTGGTTCGGGCGAAAGATTATCAGTGTTAAGACAAGACCACTTCGCTTACGACGATTGTACAGTTATGGAGGCTGTGTTAAGAGGACACACTGTGTTATGGAATATAATGCAAGAGAAAGATGCTCTTTATGCTAAACCTGATTTCTCTGACGAAGATGGTGTTAAAGCCGCCGAACTCGAAGAGCGATTTGCCGAGTTAGAAGGTTGGAATGCCGAAAGTGATGCCGCCAATCTACTTAGCGGGCTGGGCATTAAAGAAGATATGCACTACTCTATGATGAAAGATATTAGTGGTAAAGAAAAGGTGCGTATACTTTTGGCTCAAGCTTTATTTGGTAAACCTGATAACCTTCTTCTTGATGAGCCTACCAACGACTTAGATATAGACACCGTAATGTGGTTAGAGCACTACCTTTCGGAATTTGACAATACTGTGTTGGTTGTTTCGCACGACCGCCACTTCCTCGATTCGGTTTGTACTCATACTGTTGATATTGACTATGGCGACATTAAACTATTCTCTGGAAACTACAGTTTCTGGTACGAGTCATCGCAATTAGCTCTACGTCAGCAGCAACAACAAAACAAGAAAGCTGAAGAAAAGAAGAAAGAATTAGAAGAGTTTATTCGTCGCTTTAGTGCCAACGTTGCTAAATCTAAACAAACAACTTCACGCAAGAAGATGTTGGAAAAACTTAATGTAGACGAGATTAAACCTTCTTCTCGTAAATATCCTGGTATTATATTCACTCCTGAACGTGAAACAGGAAACAAAATACTTGAAGTAAACGGACTTGCTGCAAGTATTGATGGAGAAACATTATTCAAGAGTGTATCTTTTAACGTTGAAAAAGAAGATAAGATTGTTTTCCTTTCTAAAGATCCTCGAGCTATGACTGCTTTCTTCCAAATAATTAATGATGAGCAAACTGCTGATGAAGGAACTTTCGATTGGGGACAAACTATTACTAATGCTTATCTGCCTCTCGATAATTCATCTTTCTTCAATACCGATATGAATTTGGTTGACTGGATAGCTCAGTTCTCCGACGAAACTCTCGAAGTGTATCTTAAAGGTTATTTGGGTAAGATGCTTTTCTCTGGAGAAGAAGTTCTAAAGAAAGCAAGTGTACTTTCAGGAGGAGAAAAAATGCGTTGTATGATTTCTCGTATGATGCTTAAGAATGCTAATTGTATGGTGTTAGACTCCCCTACTAACCACTTAGACTTAGAGTCTATTCAGGCATTCAACAATACACTAAAGAGCTTTAAAGGCATAGTGCTTATGTCGAGCCACGACCACGAGTTTATTCAAACCATTTGTAATCGTATAATAGAATTAACTCCTAATGGTATAATCGACAAGCGTATGGATTATGATGACTATATCGTATCAGACGAAATAAAAGAGTTAAGAAAGAAGTTATATAAGTAA
- a CDS encoding putative integral membrane protein (TIGR00698 family) (product_source=TIGR00698; cog=COG2855; pfam=PF03601; superfamily=48317; tigrfam=TIGR00698; transmembrane_helix_parts=Outside_1_9,TMhelix_10_32,Inside_33_43,TMhelix_44_61,Outside_62_70,TMhelix_71_93,Inside_94_99,TMhelix_100_122,Outside_123_131,TMhelix_132_154,Inside_155_160,TMhelix_161_180,Outside_181_194,TMhelix_195_212,Inside_213_218,TMhelix_219_241,Outside_242_245,TMhelix_246_268,Inside_269_280,TMhelix_281_299,Outside_300_300), which translates to MNRYLFIALFLASAFFSPAIALFTGIVFALLLKNPYSKQSKKISKYLLQVAVVGLGFGMNLHESLKTGGDGMLFTIVSVTGVMIIGYFVGRWLKIPTKLSYLISSGTAICGGSAIAAISPVVNADENETSMSLAIIFTLNAIALFIFPPIGHWLELTEQQFGLWAAIAIHDTSSVVGAGAEYGPEALAVATTVKLTRALWIIPLSLVSLLFFSKSKNRGITIPWFIFLFIIAMVINTYIDIPDLVLRFISGTSHCFLSMTLFLIGGTLSPKAIRQVGIKPVLEGVILWIVIAVGALAVIL; encoded by the coding sequence ATGAATCGTTATCTATTTATCGCACTATTTTTAGCTTCGGCGTTTTTCTCCCCAGCTATTGCATTGTTCACAGGTATTGTGTTTGCTTTATTATTAAAGAATCCTTATTCTAAGCAAAGCAAGAAAATCTCAAAATATCTACTTCAAGTAGCTGTTGTTGGGTTAGGGTTTGGTATGAATCTGCACGAATCACTTAAAACTGGTGGAGACGGAATGTTATTCACCATAGTTTCAGTAACAGGAGTGATGATTATAGGTTACTTCGTAGGGCGTTGGCTGAAAATACCTACTAAGTTATCGTATCTAATATCATCTGGAACCGCTATATGCGGAGGAAGTGCTATTGCTGCTATTTCTCCGGTTGTTAATGCCGATGAAAACGAAACTTCTATGTCGTTAGCTATTATTTTCACATTAAATGCAATAGCGTTATTCATCTTCCCTCCTATTGGACATTGGCTGGAACTTACCGAACAACAGTTTGGATTATGGGCTGCTATTGCTATTCACGATACCAGTTCGGTAGTGGGCGCAGGAGCTGAATACGGACCAGAAGCTTTAGCTGTTGCTACCACTGTAAAGCTTACTCGTGCTCTTTGGATAATTCCTTTGTCGCTCGTATCGTTACTCTTTTTCTCTAAAAGTAAAAACCGTGGAATAACAATCCCTTGGTTTATATTTTTGTTTATCATAGCTATGGTCATTAATACTTACATAGATATTCCGGACTTAGTTCTTCGCTTCATATCTGGCACTTCTCACTGCTTCCTTTCTATGACCTTATTTTTAATAGGAGGAACTCTATCCCCTAAAGCTATCCGACAGGTAGGGATTAAACCAGTATTAGAAGGTGTTATACTTTGGATAGTTATAGCCGTTGGAGCATTAGCTGTTATACTTTGA